Proteins encoded by one window of Microplitis mediator isolate UGA2020A chromosome 1, iyMicMedi2.1, whole genome shotgun sequence:
- the LOC130674996 gene encoding 39S ribosomal protein L48, mitochondrial, protein MTTRIMRKNDLLKPLYIASMRCFPKFCSLYTPNYLEAMKPKIPLYPTVSIQIKGYNYPALENYQRLIHKYAENVDVDVENSYALPSKSLKIQRFKHLNPSSKIEYKLEIYQRNILISNLSSIKFPILLRLLESTLPEGVELKVEQWNPEIEELRFVPDKQLIDLKTELESMRKK, encoded by the exons ATGACGACGAGAATAATGAGAAAG aACGATCTATTGAAGCCGCTATATATCGCATCAATGAGATGTTTTCCTAAATTTTGTAGCCTGTATACGCCAAATTATTTAGAG GCAATGAAGCCTAAAATCCCATTATATCCAACGGTAAGCATCCAAATAAAAGGTTATAATTATCCTGCATTAGAAAATTATCAACGATTAATTCATAAGTACGCAGAAAATGTCGATGTTGATGTAGAAAATAG ttatGCGTTGCCTTCTAAATCACTAAAAATCCAACGCTTTAAGCATCTCAATCCGAGTTCTAAAATCGAATACAAGTTGGAAATATatcaaagaaatattttaattagtaatttgtcttcaattaaatttcctatattGTTAAGATTATTAGAATCAACACTTCCAGAAGGAGTAGAGTTGAAAGTTGAACAATGGAATCCAGAGATTGAAGAATTACGATTTGTTCCTGATAAACaattaatagatttaaaaacaGAGTTGGAAAGTATGCGTAAAAAGTGa